From the Streptomyces nigrescens genome, one window contains:
- a CDS encoding general stress protein produces the protein MSQQDRRPIASYPTYAEAERAVDYLSDQEFPVERVAIIGHDLQLVEQVVGRVGPGRAALSGAASGALPGALIGWLFGLLSWLDPVLSSLLLALYGLIFGAVIGALLGLLLYSLQRGRRDFASVSAMQPSRYEVVADAEVADQAAKLLNRLGSAAAGTTATEK, from the coding sequence ATGAGCCAGCAGGATCGTCGTCCCATCGCGTCCTACCCCACCTACGCGGAGGCGGAACGCGCCGTCGATTACCTGTCCGACCAGGAATTCCCGGTGGAACGAGTCGCCATCATCGGCCACGACCTGCAACTCGTCGAACAAGTTGTCGGCCGTGTCGGCCCTGGCAGGGCGGCGCTCAGCGGGGCCGCGTCCGGAGCTCTCCCCGGTGCACTGATCGGCTGGCTCTTCGGCCTGCTCAGTTGGCTCGACCCGGTGCTGTCGTCGCTGTTGCTGGCCCTTTACGGGCTGATCTTCGGCGCGGTGATCGGCGCGCTGCTCGGACTGCTTCTGTACAGCCTGCAGCGCGGGCGCCGCGACTTCGCTTCGGTCAGCGCGATGCAGCCGAGCCGGTACGAGGTCGTGGCGGACGCCGAGGTGGCCGATCAGGCCGCCAAGCTGCTCAACCGGCTCGGGAGCGCGGCGGCCGGCACCACCGCCACGGAGAAGTGA
- a CDS encoding nucleotide exchange factor GrpE: MSTEQEPTTPQDELSQALPPEQPEVDDHAAALDELQDRWRRALADLDNLRKRHAKELDAVRNEERARTAAAWLPVVDNLDLALTHAGSDPSAVVEGVKAVRDQAVDVLRRLGYPRYEETGVPFDPAVHEVVGTVDDPAAEPNTVVQVMRPGYGEGRRQLRPAAVMVSKRQE, from the coding sequence ATGTCCACCGAACAGGAGCCGACGACGCCCCAGGACGAGCTGAGCCAGGCCCTGCCCCCGGAGCAGCCGGAGGTGGACGACCACGCCGCGGCCCTCGACGAACTCCAGGACCGCTGGCGCCGCGCCCTCGCGGACCTCGACAACCTCCGCAAGCGCCACGCCAAGGAACTGGACGCCGTACGGAACGAGGAACGCGCCCGCACCGCGGCGGCCTGGCTGCCGGTGGTCGACAATCTGGACCTTGCGCTCACCCATGCCGGATCCGATCCGTCCGCCGTGGTCGAAGGCGTCAAGGCCGTACGCGACCAGGCCGTCGACGTGCTCCGCCGGCTCGGGTATCCCCGCTACGAGGAGACCGGAGTGCCGTTCGACCCGGCCGTGCACGAGGTCGTCGGCACCGTCGACGACCCCGCTGCCGAGCCGAACACCGTCGTGCAGGTGATGCGTCCCGGCTACGGCGAGGGGCGCCGGCAGCTGCGCCCCGCGGCCGTCATGGTCAGCAAGCGGCAGGAGTGA
- the dnaK gene encoding molecular chaperone DnaK — MAKAVGIDLGTTNSVIAAWEGGEATVLPNSEGSRTTPSVVAFTDSGERLVGQLARRQAILNPKGTIYSAKRFIGRRYDEISDEAKAVGFDVVADDHGNARFEVRGKLYAPEEISALVLRKLADDAAKQLGEKVTEAVITVPAYFNDAQRTATKDAGRIAGLEVLRIINEPTAAALAYGLDKKGHETVLVFDLGGGTFDVSLLDVGDGVVEVRSTAGDSHLGGDDFDRRLVDHLADNFQRDNGIDLRNDPQALQRLFEAAEKAKTELSSVTQTQVSLPFITADAAGPKHLTETVMRSTFEQITSDLVERTMEPVKQAMADAKISDSDIDEVILVGGSTRIPAVQNLVRRLTGGKDPNMSVNPDEVVAMGAAIQAGVLKGDVKDVLLLDVIPLSLGVETRGGVMTKIIERNTTIPVRRTETFSTAEDNQGAVDIVVLQGERELAQDNRVLGRFQLKDIRPAPRGEPQIEVTFDVDANGILNVTARDKDTGAEQGITISEGSNLDQSEVERMVQEAEAHRGEDQALREAVDARNELDAVAYQVERRLNELGDAAPAHEKARAEMLVTDAREAVKGEAPLDKVRSLTSELQQIHASLASHQAGAGPSAEERATADAGAGGASGSSAGSDDDVVDAEFDKS; from the coding sequence ATGGCTAAGGCAGTCGGCATTGACCTCGGAACCACCAACTCGGTGATCGCCGCGTGGGAGGGCGGTGAGGCGACGGTTCTCCCGAACTCCGAGGGCAGCCGCACGACCCCTTCAGTCGTTGCGTTCACCGACTCGGGCGAGCGGCTCGTGGGCCAGTTGGCCCGCCGCCAGGCGATCCTCAACCCCAAGGGAACCATCTACTCGGCAAAGCGCTTCATCGGCCGCCGCTACGACGAGATCTCCGACGAGGCGAAGGCCGTCGGCTTCGACGTGGTCGCCGACGACCACGGCAATGCGCGCTTCGAGGTACGCGGCAAGCTGTACGCGCCCGAGGAGATCAGCGCACTGGTCCTGCGCAAGCTCGCCGACGACGCCGCCAAGCAGCTGGGCGAGAAGGTGACGGAAGCCGTCATCACCGTCCCCGCCTACTTCAACGACGCCCAGCGCACCGCGACGAAGGACGCGGGGCGCATCGCGGGACTGGAGGTCCTGCGCATCATCAACGAGCCCACGGCGGCGGCCCTCGCCTACGGGCTGGACAAGAAGGGGCACGAGACCGTGCTCGTCTTCGACCTGGGCGGCGGCACCTTCGACGTCAGCCTGCTCGACGTCGGCGACGGGGTGGTCGAGGTCCGTTCCACCGCGGGCGACAGCCACCTGGGCGGCGACGACTTCGACCGGCGGCTGGTGGACCACCTGGCGGACAACTTCCAACGCGACAACGGCATCGACCTGCGGAATGACCCGCAGGCCCTGCAACGGCTCTTCGAGGCCGCGGAGAAGGCCAAGACCGAACTCAGCTCGGTCACCCAGACCCAGGTCAGCCTGCCGTTCATCACCGCGGACGCCGCCGGCCCGAAGCATCTGACCGAGACGGTCATGCGGTCCACGTTCGAGCAGATCACGTCCGACCTGGTCGAGCGGACCATGGAACCGGTCAAGCAGGCGATGGCCGACGCCAAGATCAGCGACAGCGATATCGACGAGGTCATCCTCGTGGGCGGCTCCACCCGCATCCCCGCCGTCCAGAACCTGGTCCGCCGGCTGACCGGCGGCAAGGACCCGAACATGAGCGTCAACCCCGACGAGGTCGTGGCCATGGGCGCCGCGATCCAGGCCGGAGTGCTCAAAGGCGACGTCAAGGACGTCCTGCTGCTCGACGTCATCCCGCTGTCGCTGGGCGTGGAGACCCGCGGCGGTGTGATGACCAAGATCATCGAGCGGAACACCACCATCCCGGTCCGCCGCACGGAGACCTTCTCCACCGCCGAGGACAACCAGGGAGCCGTCGACATCGTCGTCCTGCAAGGAGAGCGCGAGCTCGCGCAGGACAACCGCGTCCTCGGCCGCTTCCAGCTCAAGGACATCCGCCCCGCGCCCCGTGGCGAGCCGCAGATCGAGGTCACCTTCGACGTCGACGCCAACGGCATCCTGAATGTCACCGCACGGGACAAGGACACCGGCGCCGAGCAGGGCATCACCATCAGCGAGGGCTCCAACCTCGACCAGAGCGAGGTCGAGCGGATGGTCCAGGAGGCCGAAGCGCACCGCGGCGAGGACCAGGCGCTGCGCGAGGCCGTGGACGCCCGCAACGAGCTGGACGCCGTTGCCTACCAGGTCGAACGCCGGCTGAACGAGCTGGGCGACGCCGCACCCGCGCACGAGAAGGCACGGGCCGAGATGCTCGTCACCGACGCCCGGGAAGCCGTCAAGGGAGAAGCGCCGCTCGACAAGGTCAGGTCGCTGACCTCCGAACTCCAGCAGATCCACGCCTCACTGGCCTCCCACCAGGCAGGCGCGGGCCCGTCCGCGGAGGAGCGGGCCACGGCGGACGCCGGGGCAGGCGGTGCTTCGGGCAGCTCCGCCGGATCCGACGACGACGTGGTCGACGCCGAATTCGACAAGAGCTGA